DNA sequence from the Candidatus Angelobacter sp. genome:
TTTTAAAAGATACGTAAGCTGCTTTATATTGCATCATATTATAATAAGTTTTTGATCTTTCGAAAGATTTTTTTTCGGTTTTTTTTAACAATTTTTCTAATAATTCTTTAGCTTTAGAATAATTTTTCTTATATGGATATTTTTTTAAAAAAAATCTGAGCCTTTCTATTGCTAGATAAGTGTTCTTATGATCAAGATTAAATGAAGATAAATAATAGCAATAAGCGGATTGAAATAACGCTTCTCCGGAAAATTTATCCTTTGGATAAAGATGGTAAAAGTTGTAAAATTGAATTCCTGCTAAAATGTAATTTTTTACATTAAAATTAGACCTTGCTATCTTATAGAGAATAGCTTTTTTCAATTTATATTGATTAATAGAAACTAAACGATTAAATAATTTTAGAGATTTTTCATATTTTTTACTTTCGTAATGTAAACAAGCATGATATAAAATTAGTTTTTGATCGAAACTATTGTTTTTGCTCTCTATAACTAGAAAATTGTTATTT
Encoded proteins:
- a CDS encoding tetratricopeptide repeat protein — its product is MICKFFKIFIPIIGVFFLSKNNNFLVIESKNNSFDQKLILYHACLHYESKKYEKSLKLFNRLVSINQYKLKKAILYKIARSNFNVKNYILAGIQFYNFYHLYPKDKFSGEALFQSAYCYYLSSFNLDHKNTYLAIERLRFFLKKYPYKKNYSKAKELLEKLLKKTEKKSFERSKTYYNMMQYKAAYVSFKNFINDFRDFRNSSFREEAIFYMFLSKKKLNFI